ATAGCAGCCATACCGCGGAGCTCGGCTGAAATCAGTATTCTAGCCGCCGGATGCGGTTTTTGCCCTCCTGCCCTCTGAAACACACACCACCCCGATGTTAAAAAAGCTGATGGTAGCCGCGGCCATGTTCGCGGCCGTGAGCTGCTCCACGGTGCCCATCACCGGCCGCTCGCAGCTCAACCTCGTGTCCGATCAGGAAATGAACGCCATGGCCGCCCAGGAGTACCAGAAGGTGCTGCAGTCGAGCCGGCTTTCCGCGGATGCGGCCCAAACCGCCATGGTACGCCGCGTGGGGCAGCGCATTCAGCAGGCCGTGGAGCAGTACTTTCGCCAGAACAACGCCGCGGCCCAGCTCGAGGGGTATCAGTGGGAGTTCAACCTGATTCAGGAAGACCAGCAAAACGCGTGGTGCATGCCCGGCGGCAAAGTAGCCGTGTACACGGGCATTCTGCCCATCACGCAGGATGAAACCGGCCTGGCCGTGGTGATGGGCCACGAAATTGCCCACGCCGTGGCCAAGCACAGCAGCGAGCGGATGAGCCAGCAAATGGCCACGCAGGGCCTGGGCGGCGTG
The sequence above is drawn from the Hymenobacter sp. YIM 151858-1 genome and encodes:
- a CDS encoding M48 family metallopeptidase, which produces MLKKLMVAAAMFAAVSCSTVPITGRSQLNLVSDQEMNAMAAQEYQKVLQSSRLSADAAQTAMVRRVGQRIQQAVEQYFRQNNAAAQLEGYQWEFNLIQEDQQNAWCMPGGKVAVYTGILPITQDETGLAVVMGHEIAHAVAKHSSERMSQQMATQGLGGVLSTAVGQNPSATQNVFLQAVGVGSQLGLLKYGRNQESEADRLGLIFMAMAGYNPDAAVAFWQRMAAQEQGGNIEFLSTHPSSATRIADIQRQLPEARKYYTAR